A single region of the Prevotella sp. HUN102 genome encodes:
- a CDS encoding acyltransferase — MRIRMNTADTQSQVIQFLRLPLVVLVLFIHSNFNGVSESWSALWAVNETSVGPAMPTMGMVIDFISGSLGLLANPFFFFISGVLFFRENTFSRELYVQKLTNRIFSLLIPYILWNLIYLFMLSIAEGMKPGWTAIVDKPIEDFGFTDWLLAFWDTSRIGNQGGQTAPIAVQFWFIRDLIVLSILSPVIYRVINWLSTVRKEAVLVLFMALLYATRWFDGVPGISAQGLLFFSFGAYFGVTRQKFTDVMRPLKWGGLFFAVFFFQMESPNLMYAGLIVFVVSVVTRFIEERQRRNAATMIIPPFLSDAGFFVFAYHTLPLGVILYLFKADIINPVNSLMGFVYFLLTPMLLLLLGAGIFHLLNRMFPKVMSILTGGR; from the coding sequence ATGCGCATTAGAATGAACACCGCCGACACACAATCGCAGGTAATCCAGTTTTTAAGATTGCCTTTGGTTGTATTGGTGCTTTTCATCCATTCCAACTTCAACGGAGTGAGCGAATCGTGGAGCGCACTTTGGGCAGTAAACGAAACGTCGGTAGGGCCTGCTATGCCTACAATGGGGATGGTAATAGACTTCATATCGGGTTCGTTAGGACTGCTGGCGAATCCTTTTTTCTTCTTTATCAGTGGCGTTCTGTTCTTCCGTGAAAACACATTCTCAAGGGAATTGTATGTGCAGAAACTGACGAACAGAATTTTTTCGCTGCTCATTCCCTATATTCTTTGGAATCTGATATATCTCTTTATGCTCTCCATTGCCGAAGGAATGAAACCCGGTTGGACGGCAATAGTGGATAAGCCGATAGAGGATTTCGGCTTCACGGATTGGTTGCTGGCGTTTTGGGACACGAGCCGGATAGGAAATCAGGGAGGACAGACGGCACCGATTGCCGTGCAGTTCTGGTTTATCCGCGACCTGATAGTGCTTTCCATCCTTTCGCCTGTCATTTACAGAGTGATTAATTGGCTGTCGACTGTCCGTAAGGAAGCTGTGCTTGTGCTTTTTATGGCGTTGCTCTACGCCACACGATGGTTCGACGGCGTTCCCGGCATCAGTGCGCAAGGCTTGCTCTTCTTCTCGTTCGGTGCCTATTTCGGCGTTACTCGGCAGAAGTTTACCGATGTTATGCGCCCATTGAAGTGGGGAGGACTCTTCTTTGCCGTCTTTTTCTTTCAGATGGAAAGCCCTAATCTGATGTATGCAGGGCTTATTGTGTTCGTGGTATCTGTGGTAACGCGCTTTATTGAGGAACGGCAGCGCAGAAATGCCGCAACGATGATAATCCCTCCGTTCCTTTCCGATGCGGGTTTCTTCGTCTTTGCCTATCACACTCTTCCGTTAGGCGTTATCCTTTATCTCTTCAAGGCAGACATAATCAATCCTGTCAATAGCCTTATGGGCTTCGTTTATTTCCTTCTCACTCCGATGCTGCTCCTCCTTCTCGGTGCAGGCATATTCCATCTGCTGAACAGAATGTTCCCAAAGGTAATGAGTATATTGACTGGGGGACGATGA
- a CDS encoding DUF3332 domain-containing protein, protein MKRKKIQTAICLVAGTVLMSSCVGSFAMFNKLADWNKDATDSKFLNELIFIVISPAYAFAGLADILVLNSIEFWTGDNPMAKNIGKTKNVKGDDGLNYAVKYLENGYEITKPSGDVFYFTYNKEENNWYMSADGKETKLIHFNGDGSVKAFLNSGLTVDVTPDAVGVYQLRQVQEGTYYMASR, encoded by the coding sequence ATGAAAAGAAAGAAAATTCAGACAGCAATCTGTCTTGTAGCCGGTACGGTGCTGATGAGCTCTTGCGTGGGTTCTTTTGCAATGTTCAACAAACTGGCTGATTGGAACAAGGATGCGACTGACTCTAAATTTCTCAACGAATTAATCTTCATCGTGATTTCTCCGGCATACGCCTTTGCAGGATTGGCAGACATCCTGGTGCTCAACTCCATCGAGTTCTGGACGGGCGACAACCCGATGGCAAAGAACATAGGCAAGACCAAGAACGTGAAGGGCGACGACGGTCTGAACTATGCCGTGAAGTATCTTGAAAACGGCTACGAGATTACAAAGCCGTCCGGCGACGTATTCTACTTCACTTACAACAAGGAAGAGAACAACTGGTATATGAGTGCCGACGGAAAGGAAACGAAGCTGATTCACTTCAACGGCGACGGCAGCGTGAAGGCATTCCTCAACAGCGGTCTTACCGTAGATGTTACGCCTGATGCAGTAGGCGTTTATCAGCTCCGTCAGGTTCAGGAAGGCACGTATTATATGGCAAGCAGATAA
- the mutS gene encoding DNA mismatch repair protein MutS: MATNDKGLTPMMRQFFSMKAKHPDALMLFRCGDFYETYCDDAIEASKILGITLTRRNNGASSGDEMAGFPHHALDTFLPKLIRAGKRVAICDQLEDPKKKREEIKGKKGLSAEDKMVKRGITELVTPGVAMGDNVLNYKENNFLAAVHFGKGSCGVSFLDISTGEFLTGEGTFDYVEKLIGNFSPKEVLYDRARKNDFEKQFGTRLCTFEMDDWVFTDTTARQKLLKHFGTQNLKGFGVDHLNNGIVAAGAIMQYLEITQHTNINHITSLARIEEEKYVRLDRFTIRSLELVAPMQEDGSSLLSVIDRTVTPMGGRMLRRWLIFPLKEVKPINERLNIVDYYFREPDFRKCLDDQFHRIGDLERIISKVAVGRVSPREVVQLKNALMAIKPMKTACMSADNDALKRIGEQLNLCESIRERIEKEITADPPQLLNKGGVIAAGYNAELDDLRSIRDNGKQYLLEIQEKEAEQTGINSLKIGFNNVFGYYLEVRNTFKDRVPEDWIRKQTLAQAERYITPELKEYEAKILGADEKIILLETKLFTELIQDMQEYIPQIQINANLIAHLDCLHAFAAAAEENRYVRPVVDDSNIIDIRQGRHPVIEMQLPLGEQYVPNDVLLDNEHQQIMMITGPNMAGKSALLRQTALIVLLAQVGCFVPADGARVGLVDKIFTRVGASDNISLGESTFMVEMTEASNILNNVTPRSLVLFDELGRGTSTYDGISIAWAIVEYLHEHPKAAARTLFATHYHELNEMEKNFRRIKNFNVSVKEVDGKVIFLRKLERGGSEHSFGIHVADIAGMPRSIVKRANVVLKQLEADNSKVGGKAMPSAEQLEQSREGVQLSFFQLDDPVLMQIRDEILGLDINNLTPMEALNKLNDIKKIVSPNA, translated from the coding sequence ATGGCAACGAACGACAAGGGACTCACACCGATGATGCGACAGTTTTTCTCTATGAAGGCAAAACATCCCGACGCACTGATGCTGTTCCGATGCGGCGACTTCTACGAGACCTACTGCGACGATGCCATCGAGGCGTCGAAGATTCTCGGCATCACGCTCACGCGCCGCAACAACGGTGCATCTTCGGGCGACGAGATGGCAGGTTTCCCGCATCACGCCCTCGACACGTTCCTTCCGAAGCTGATACGTGCCGGAAAGCGCGTGGCCATCTGCGACCAACTGGAAGACCCTAAGAAGAAACGCGAGGAGATAAAGGGAAAGAAAGGACTGAGCGCGGAGGACAAGATGGTAAAGCGGGGCATTACGGAACTCGTAACGCCGGGTGTTGCAATGGGCGACAACGTGCTGAACTACAAGGAAAACAACTTCCTTGCGGCCGTGCATTTCGGCAAGGGTTCCTGTGGTGTGAGCTTCCTCGACATATCCACCGGCGAGTTCCTGACGGGCGAAGGCACCTTCGACTACGTGGAAAAGCTCATCGGAAACTTCTCTCCGAAGGAAGTGCTCTACGACCGTGCAAGGAAGAACGACTTTGAAAAGCAGTTCGGAACACGCCTCTGTACGTTTGAAATGGACGACTGGGTGTTCACGGACACGACTGCCCGGCAGAAGCTCCTCAAGCATTTCGGCACGCAGAACCTCAAGGGTTTCGGCGTGGACCATCTCAACAACGGCATCGTTGCAGCCGGAGCAATTATGCAGTATCTCGAGATTACGCAGCACACCAACATCAACCACATCACTTCGCTGGCACGGATAGAGGAGGAGAAATACGTCCGCCTGGACAGGTTCACTATCCGTTCGCTCGAACTCGTCGCACCGATGCAGGAAGACGGCTCGTCTCTGCTGAGCGTAATCGACCGTACCGTAACGCCGATGGGTGGGCGTATGCTGCGCCGGTGGCTCATCTTCCCGCTCAAGGAAGTGAAGCCCATCAACGAGCGACTGAACATTGTGGACTATTATTTCCGTGAACCCGACTTCCGGAAGTGTCTGGACGACCAGTTCCACCGCATCGGCGACTTGGAACGAATCATATCCAAGGTGGCCGTAGGGCGTGTTTCGCCGCGCGAGGTTGTGCAGTTGAAGAATGCCCTGATGGCGATAAAGCCGATGAAGACAGCCTGTATGTCGGCAGACAACGATGCCTTGAAGCGCATCGGCGAGCAGTTGAACCTCTGCGAATCCATCCGTGAGCGCATTGAGAAGGAAATAACGGCCGACCCTCCGCAGTTACTCAACAAGGGTGGAGTGATAGCCGCGGGCTATAATGCCGAACTCGACGACCTCCGTTCCATACGCGACAACGGCAAGCAATACCTGCTTGAGATTCAGGAGAAGGAAGCCGAGCAGACGGGTATCAATTCCCTGAAGATTGGTTTCAACAATGTTTTCGGCTATTATCTCGAAGTGCGCAACACGTTCAAGGACCGTGTGCCCGAAGACTGGATAAGAAAGCAGACGCTGGCACAGGCCGAACGCTACATAACGCCCGAACTGAAGGAATACGAAGCAAAGATTCTCGGAGCCGACGAGAAGATAATCCTGCTCGAGACAAAGCTGTTTACCGAGCTTATTCAGGATATGCAGGAGTATATTCCGCAGATACAGATCAACGCAAACCTCATTGCCCATCTGGACTGTCTGCACGCTTTCGCCGCGGCGGCAGAGGAAAACAGATACGTCCGTCCGGTGGTCGATGACTCAAATATTATCGACATCAGGCAAGGCCGCCATCCTGTCATCGAAATGCAGTTGCCGCTGGGCGAGCAATACGTGCCGAACGATGTGCTTCTGGACAACGAGCATCAGCAGATTATGATGATTACGGGACCCAATATGGCTGGTAAATCGGCACTTCTGCGCCAGACTGCGCTGATAGTGCTGCTTGCACAGGTGGGATGTTTCGTGCCGGCAGACGGTGCCAGAGTGGGGTTGGTGGATAAAATCTTCACGCGAGTGGGTGCTTCCGACAATATTTCGCTCGGCGAATCCACCTTTATGGTAGAGATGACGGAGGCTTCCAACATCCTGAACAACGTAACGCCGCGCTCGCTTGTGCTCTTCGACGAACTCGGACGTGGCACAAGCACCTACGACGGTATCAGCATAGCGTGGGCGATTGTGGAGTATCTGCACGAGCATCCAAAGGCGGCTGCACGTACATTGTTTGCCACTCACTACCACGAACTCAATGAAATGGAAAAGAACTTCCGACGCATCAAGAACTTCAACGTGTCGGTAAAGGAGGTAGACGGCAAGGTTATCTTCCTCCGAAAGCTCGAGCGTGGTGGAAGCGAGCATTCGTTCGGTATCCACGTGGCAGACATTGCCGGTATGCCGCGCTCTATCGTGAAACGTGCCAATGTGGTTTTGAAGCAGTTGGAGGCCGACAATTCAAAAGTCGGAGGCAAGGCTATGCCGTCGGCAGAGCAGCTTGAGCAGAGCAGGGAAGGGGTTCAGCTCAGTTTCTTCCAGTTGGACGACCCGGTTCTGATGCAGATCCGTGATGAGATTCTCGGTCTCGACATCAATAACCTCACGCCGATGGAGGCACTCAACAAGCTCAATGACATTAAGAAAATAGTGAGTCCGAACGCATAG
- a CDS encoding DUF2752 domain-containing protein produces MKRLTIFLLAVITIGAGLYFFDPKMYELAPKCPFKLLTGLNCPSCGIQRFLHAMLHGRPSEAIQYNYYLAYSLPYAFLLMAGWLLPTGKLKTNLVRIAQNRYVVWFYVITFFIWFFVRNLLKI; encoded by the coding sequence GTGAAAAGACTGACGATTTTTCTACTCGCAGTCATTACGATAGGAGCCGGTTTGTATTTCTTTGACCCAAAGATGTATGAACTGGCTCCTAAATGTCCGTTCAAACTTCTCACGGGACTCAACTGTCCGAGCTGCGGCATCCAAAGGTTTCTGCACGCAATGCTGCACGGAAGACCATCGGAAGCCATTCAATACAATTATTATCTGGCTTACAGTCTGCCATACGCATTTTTATTAATGGCGGGATGGCTGCTGCCGACAGGCAAACTGAAGACCAATCTTGTAAGGATTGCGCAAAACCGATATGTCGTATGGTTTTACGTAATCACTTTTTTTATCTGGTTCTTTGTCCGCAATCTATTGAAAATATAA
- a CDS encoding CD225/dispanin family protein, translating to MDNYQNQNENLNNINNNQMNADTSTPPENHLVMAILTTIFCCLPLGIVAIVKASSVKSLYYSGQKEAALLAAQEAKKWSTWGIIGGLTVGALYFILMFVLGLGSYMLG from the coding sequence ATGGACAATTATCAAAATCAAAACGAAAACTTAAACAACATCAACAACAATCAGATGAACGCAGATACAAGCACACCACCTGAAAACCATTTGGTTATGGCAATCCTTACCACCATCTTCTGCTGTCTGCCATTGGGTATCGTTGCCATCGTAAAGGCAAGCAGCGTGAAATCGCTCTATTATTCCGGCCAGAAGGAAGCTGCTCTCCTTGCAGCTCAGGAAGCAAAGAAGTGGAGCACTTGGGGCATTATCGGTGGTCTGACAGTTGGAGCTCTCTACTTTATCTTGATGTTTGTTCTTGGTCTGGGTAGCTATATGTTAGGCTAA
- the lgt gene encoding prolipoprotein diacylglyceryl transferase, whose product MNNLLLYIPWQPDEYLIRFGSAGIRWYGICWLVCFAVGFYLMQWLFKKHRYSDKQFEPMFLYVFLGALIGARLGHCIFYEPGEFFDSFQHFVEIFIPIKFLPGGGWKFVGFQGLASHGGVIGLLIGLYLYIKRSKMNTWVVLDFMGICSAISAAFIRIGNLMNSEIIGKVTDVPWAFIFYDVDTRPRHPGQLYEAIAYFCIFAFIFFIYRKNPKKVGTGLYFGLCLALIFTFRFFIEYIKIDQVDFENGMLFNMGQLLSIPFVALGVWSIMRSKGKEYTEK is encoded by the coding sequence ATGAACAACTTACTACTATACATTCCTTGGCAACCCGACGAATACCTCATTCGCTTCGGTTCTGCCGGCATCCGATGGTACGGCATCTGCTGGCTTGTGTGCTTCGCCGTGGGTTTCTATCTGATGCAATGGCTCTTCAAGAAGCACAGGTATTCCGACAAACAGTTCGAGCCTATGTTCCTTTATGTGTTTCTCGGAGCCTTGATCGGCGCACGACTGGGACACTGCATCTTCTACGAACCGGGAGAGTTTTTCGATTCCTTCCAGCATTTCGTCGAGATATTCATTCCGATAAAGTTTCTGCCGGGCGGCGGTTGGAAGTTCGTCGGCTTTCAGGGACTGGCGTCTCACGGAGGAGTCATCGGACTGCTCATCGGGCTTTATCTCTACATCAAGCGGTCTAAGATGAACACTTGGGTGGTGCTCGACTTTATGGGCATCTGCTCTGCCATATCAGCGGCTTTCATTCGTATCGGAAACCTGATGAATTCAGAGATTATCGGCAAGGTAACGGACGTGCCTTGGGCATTCATTTTCTACGACGTAGACACCCGTCCGCGCCATCCGGGGCAGCTCTATGAGGCAATAGCCTACTTCTGCATCTTCGCTTTCATCTTCTTTATTTACCGAAAGAATCCGAAGAAGGTGGGAACAGGACTCTATTTCGGGCTTTGTCTCGCCCTCATTTTCACTTTCCGCTTCTTCATCGAATACATCAAGATAGATCAGGTGGACTTTGAAAACGGTATGCTCTTCAATATGGGGCAGCTCCTTAGCATTCCTTTTGTGGCTCTCGGAGTGTGGTCTATTATGAGGTCTAAGGGAAAAGAATACACAGAAAAGTAA
- the ychF gene encoding redox-regulated ATPase YchF: MALKCGIVGLPNVGKSTLFNCLSSAKAQAANFPFCTIEPNLGVITVPDERLNKLAEIVNPGRIVPATCEIVDIAGLVKGASKGEGLGNKFLGNIRECDAIIHVIRCFEDDNVVREGGMAVNPIEDKEIIDTELQLKDLETIESQLAKNQKTAAAGNKDAKILVTVLQAFKEVLEQGKNARSVTFESKEEQQAAHNLFLLTTKPVLYVCNVDEESAKNGNEYSRQIEAIAAEEGAETMIIAAKTEEDIASLESYEDKKMFLDELGLEESGVNRLINKAYHLLNLQTFITAGEMEVKAWTFQKGWKAPQCAGVIHTDFEKGFIRAEVIKYEDYLKYKSEAAIREAGKLGVEGKEYVVQDGDIMHFRFNV, encoded by the coding sequence ATGGCATTAAAATGTGGTATAGTAGGATTGCCAAACGTGGGCAAGTCTACCCTTTTCAACTGTCTGAGCAGTGCCAAGGCACAGGCGGCAAACTTTCCTTTCTGCACAATCGAGCCTAACCTCGGCGTCATCACCGTTCCCGACGAACGCCTCAACAAGCTCGCCGAAATAGTAAATCCGGGACGAATCGTACCTGCTACGTGCGAAATCGTGGACATTGCCGGGCTCGTAAAGGGTGCAAGCAAGGGAGAAGGACTCGGCAATAAGTTCTTGGGAAACATCCGTGAGTGCGATGCTATCATCCACGTGATCCGTTGTTTCGAGGACGACAATGTGGTGCGCGAGGGAGGAATGGCAGTAAATCCCATTGAAGACAAGGAGATTATAGACACCGAATTGCAGTTGAAAGACCTCGAAACCATCGAGTCGCAACTGGCAAAGAACCAAAAGACGGCCGCTGCCGGCAACAAGGATGCGAAGATTCTGGTAACGGTGCTCCAAGCATTCAAGGAGGTTTTGGAACAGGGAAAGAACGCCCGCAGCGTAACCTTCGAGAGCAAGGAAGAGCAGCAGGCTGCCCACAACCTGTTTCTGCTCACTACAAAGCCCGTACTCTACGTCTGCAATGTGGACGAGGAAAGTGCCAAGAACGGCAACGAATACAGCAGACAGATTGAGGCTATCGCAGCCGAGGAAGGTGCCGAAACGATGATTATAGCTGCAAAGACCGAAGAGGACATCGCATCGCTGGAAAGTTATGAGGACAAGAAGATGTTTCTCGACGAACTGGGACTGGAGGAAAGCGGCGTGAACCGACTGATCAACAAGGCTTACCACCTGCTCAATCTCCAGACATTCATCACTGCCGGCGAAATGGAAGTAAAGGCGTGGACTTTCCAAAAGGGCTGGAAGGCACCGCAATGTGCCGGTGTCATCCACACCGACTTCGAGAAAGGATTCATCCGTGCAGAGGTAATCAAGTATGAGGATTACCTGAAATACAAGTCGGAAGCTGCCATCCGAGAAGCCGGAAAACTGGGCGTTGAAGGCAAGGAATACGTAGTTCAGGACGGCGACATAATGCACTTCCGATTCAACGTATAG
- a CDS encoding winged helix DNA-binding protein gives MKYRTIKEMEPQQADTLCKIRNIQRAIISFETQLEKKYQLCLNEAMLLCTLRKNKYMSSGEIAEALGLTCSNTSKVIKSVENKKLVERINGDEDRRQMYFSLSKPGYDKLSSIKCDEIAIPSPLSNILQLNL, from the coding sequence ATGAAATACAGAACCATAAAGGAAATGGAACCACAACAGGCCGACACCTTATGCAAGATAAGGAATATCCAGCGCGCCATCATCAGTTTTGAAACACAACTGGAGAAAAAATATCAGCTCTGCCTCAACGAGGCAATGCTCCTGTGCACGCTCCGAAAGAATAAATATATGTCGTCTGGAGAAATTGCCGAGGCACTGGGACTTACCTGCTCCAACACATCGAAGGTAATAAAGTCGGTGGAAAACAAGAAGCTCGTAGAGCGCATCAACGGCGACGAAGACCGTCGGCAAATGTACTTTTCGCTCTCCAAGCCCGGCTACGACAAACTCTCATCCATCAAGTGCGACGAAATAGCCATCCCCTCGCCGCTCAGCAATATCCTCCAGCTCAACCTCTGA